In the Grimontia kaedaensis genome, one interval contains:
- the leuB gene encoding 3-isopropylmalate dehydrogenase, whose amino-acid sequence MAGTYKIAVLPGDGIGPEVMQQAHKVLDAVSAKFGISFEKTEYDVGGIAIDNHGTPLPDATLKGCEAADAVLFGSVGGPKWEHLPPNEQPERGALLPLRKHFQLFCNLRPAQIHAGLEAFSPLRADISERGFDIVVVRELTGGIYFGQPKGREGSGAEEKAFDTEVYYRYEIERIARIAFESARLRRKKVMSVDKANVLQSSILWREVVEEIAKDYPDVELSHIYIDNATMQLIKDPAQFDVMLCSNIFGDIISDECAMITGSMGMLPSASLNDSKFGLYEPAGGSAPDIAGKNIANPVAQILSAALMLRYSLGEEDAARAIEAAVSQALEAGELTADLAGDATPLTTSEMGDKIAAYVSEA is encoded by the coding sequence ATGGCAGGCACCTATAAGATTGCCGTTCTACCGGGAGACGGTATTGGCCCGGAAGTGATGCAACAAGCCCACAAAGTTCTTGATGCCGTAAGCGCTAAATTTGGCATTAGCTTTGAGAAAACTGAATACGATGTCGGTGGTATCGCCATCGACAACCATGGCACCCCGCTGCCAGACGCAACCCTGAAAGGGTGTGAAGCGGCAGATGCGGTGCTGTTTGGTTCAGTGGGTGGCCCTAAGTGGGAACACTTGCCACCGAATGAACAGCCTGAGCGTGGCGCACTGTTGCCACTGCGTAAGCATTTCCAACTGTTCTGCAACCTGCGTCCGGCGCAAATTCATGCGGGCCTTGAAGCTTTCTCACCACTTCGCGCAGATATCTCTGAGCGCGGTTTTGACATCGTAGTGGTGCGTGAGCTGACCGGTGGTATCTACTTTGGTCAGCCTAAAGGCCGTGAAGGTTCGGGTGCAGAAGAGAAAGCGTTCGACACTGAAGTTTATTACCGCTATGAAATCGAGCGTATTGCGCGCATCGCGTTTGAGTCTGCACGTCTTCGCCGCAAGAAGGTAATGTCAGTCGATAAAGCGAACGTATTGCAAAGCTCTATCCTTTGGCGCGAAGTGGTAGAAGAAATCGCGAAAGACTACCCTGATGTTGAGCTGTCACACATATACATCGACAACGCGACCATGCAGCTGATTAAAGACCCTGCACAGTTTGATGTTATGCTGTGTTCTAACATCTTCGGTGACATCATCTCTGATGAGTGCGCAATGATCACTGGCTCCATGGGCATGCTGCCATCTGCAAGCCTGAACGACAGCAAGTTTGGCCTTTACGAGCCAGCTGGCGGTTCAGCACCGGACATCGCAGGTAAGAACATTGCCAACCCAGTGGCGCAAATCCTGTCTGCCGCTCTGATGCTGCGCTACAGCCTTGGCGAAGAAGACGCTGCACGCGCTATCGAAGCTGCGGTCAGCCAAGCGCTGGAAGCCGGCGAGCTAACGGCTGATCTGGCTGGCGATGCGACCCCGCTGACCACATCCGAAATGGGTGATAAGATTGCAGCGTATGTAAGCGAAGCCTAA
- the leuA gene encoding 2-isopropylmalate synthase, with protein sequence MKDQVIIFDTTLRDGEQALSASLTVKEKLQIALALERLGVDVIEAGFPVSSPGDFESVQTIAKSVKNSRICALSRAVDKDIDVAAESLKVAEAFRIHTFLSTSTIHVQDKLRRSYDQVVEMGVNAVKRARRYTDDVEFSCEDAGRTPIDNLCRMVEEAIKAGATTVNIPDTVGYTVPGEFGGIIETLFNRVPNIDKAVISVHCHDDLGMSVANSIAAVQAGARQIEGTINGIGERAGNCALEEIAMIIKTRGELLGVETGINHKEISRTSKMVSQLCNMPIQSNKAIVGTNAFSHSSGIHQDGMLKNKNTYEIMTPESIGLGQKALNLTSRSGRAAVKSHMDTMGYSDEDYNLDNLYESFLKLADRKGQVFDYDLEALMFFNNLQEEDDFYKLKYLSVQSGSVMATTTVSLQCGDEEVSDAAIGNGPVDALYQVIYRITGYDIVLDKFDLTAKGEGEDGLGQADIIANYKGRKYHGTGVSTDIIEASGQALLHVINSIYRADRIAQIKEQATLKMETV encoded by the coding sequence ATGAAAGACCAAGTCATCATATTTGACACCACATTACGCGATGGCGAACAAGCGCTGTCCGCCAGTTTGACTGTAAAAGAGAAGTTGCAGATTGCACTGGCGCTGGAGCGTCTGGGTGTGGATGTGATTGAAGCTGGCTTCCCTGTTTCAAGCCCAGGTGATTTTGAATCCGTCCAGACGATCGCTAAATCGGTCAAGAACAGCCGTATTTGTGCCTTGTCCCGTGCCGTCGATAAAGACATCGACGTTGCTGCTGAATCCCTCAAAGTTGCTGAAGCGTTCCGTATCCACACTTTCCTTTCCACTTCTACTATTCACGTTCAGGACAAACTGCGCCGTAGCTACGACCAGGTTGTTGAAATGGGTGTGAATGCCGTCAAACGCGCCCGTCGTTACACGGATGACGTGGAATTCTCCTGTGAAGATGCAGGCCGTACGCCAATCGATAACCTGTGCCGTATGGTGGAAGAAGCGATCAAAGCTGGCGCAACCACGGTCAACATTCCTGATACTGTGGGTTACACCGTTCCGGGTGAGTTCGGTGGCATCATCGAAACCCTGTTCAACCGCGTGCCAAACATCGACAAAGCGGTGATTTCGGTTCACTGTCACGATGACTTGGGCATGTCGGTCGCCAACTCGATTGCCGCAGTTCAAGCAGGTGCGCGCCAGATTGAAGGCACCATCAACGGTATCGGTGAACGTGCCGGTAACTGTGCGCTGGAAGAGATTGCGATGATCATCAAAACCCGCGGCGAGTTGTTAGGCGTGGAAACAGGTATCAATCACAAAGAAATCAGCCGCACCAGTAAGATGGTTAGCCAACTGTGTAATATGCCTATTCAGTCCAACAAAGCGATTGTCGGTACGAATGCATTCAGCCACAGCTCTGGTATTCACCAAGATGGCATGCTGAAGAACAAGAACACTTACGAAATCATGACGCCAGAGTCGATTGGTCTGGGTCAAAAAGCGCTGAACCTGACTAGCCGTTCAGGCCGTGCGGCGGTGAAGAGCCACATGGACACCATGGGCTACAGTGACGAAGACTATAACTTGGACAACTTGTACGAATCTTTCTTGAAACTGGCAGACCGCAAGGGTCAGGTTTTCGATTATGATCTGGAAGCTTTGATGTTCTTCAACAACTTGCAGGAGGAAGATGACTTCTACAAGCTGAAGTATCTGAGCGTACAAAGCGGCAGCGTGATGGCGACCACAACCGTCAGCCTGCAGTGTGGCGATGAAGAAGTCAGCGACGCTGCAATTGGTAACGGCCCGGTTGATGCCTTGTATCAGGTCATTTACCGCATTACCGGCTATGACATTGTACTGGACAAGTTTGACCTGACCGCCAAAGGCGAAGGGGAAGATGGCTTGGGTCAGGCAGACATCATCGCTAACTACAAAGGTCGCAAGTACCATGGTACGGGCGTCTCAACAGACATTATTGAAGCCTCAGGTCAGGCATTGCTGCATGTGATTAACAGCATTTACCGCGCTGACCGCATCGCGCAAATAAAAGAACAAGCAACATTAAAAATGGAGACAGTGTAA
- a CDS encoding TetR/AcrR family transcriptional regulator, protein MTKKPGRPLGGSDARAALISEAQRFFHKQPYHKVSTRRIAENAGVDVAMIRYYFGNKAGLFEAMVRETAAPMITRMREAVEEGKIESLNDVVTTFYREMSTGPNLPTLIFRSMMLDEDDQQRQAVEKLFQDILLPLHQLLFQRLQEKGALRIDIDPELARMSFSSLMVFPFIIPTALADIQGITMDSAFLEKLAKHNAALLQHGIFKVQGDNTP, encoded by the coding sequence ATGACCAAAAAGCCGGGTCGACCATTGGGAGGCTCTGATGCCAGAGCTGCGCTGATCAGCGAAGCCCAACGCTTTTTTCACAAACAACCCTACCACAAGGTGTCGACACGCCGTATTGCAGAAAATGCCGGTGTCGACGTGGCGATGATCCGCTATTACTTTGGCAATAAAGCAGGCTTGTTTGAGGCCATGGTCAGAGAGACAGCGGCGCCGATGATCACCCGAATGCGTGAGGCGGTTGAAGAAGGGAAAATTGAAAGCCTCAATGATGTCGTCACAACGTTTTACCGCGAGATGTCTACAGGACCTAATCTACCCACGCTGATCTTCCGTAGCATGATGCTGGATGAAGACGATCAGCAACGACAGGCGGTAGAAAAGCTGTTTCAGGACATTCTCTTGCCCCTTCATCAATTACTCTTTCAGCGTCTACAGGAAAAAGGTGCTTTGAGAATAGACATCGATCCGGAACTGGCACGAATGAGCTTCTCAAGCTTGATGGTGTTTCCATTTATCATTCCCACAGCGCTCGCTGACATTCAAGGGATCACCATGGACAGTGCTTTTCTGGAAAAACTCGCCAAACACAACGCTGCACTGCTGCAACACGGAATTTTCAAGGTTCAGGGAGACAACACACCATGA
- the leuD gene encoding 3-isopropylmalate dehydratase small subunit — protein sequence MSGIKQHTGLVAPLDAANVDTDAIIPKQFLQKVTRTGFGKHLFHDWRFLDDAGQQDNPEFVLNQARYKGASVLLARENFGCGSSREHAPWALADFGFKVMIAPSFADIFYGNSINNQMVPVKLTEAEVDELFKFVEANEGAEIALDLETQTVSAGGKSYSFEIDEFRRHCLLNGLDSIGLTLQHEEKIAEYESKIPAFLA from the coding sequence ATGTCAGGAATTAAACAACACACAGGCTTGGTGGCACCGCTGGACGCAGCAAACGTCGATACTGATGCCATTATTCCAAAGCAATTTTTGCAGAAAGTAACCCGCACTGGTTTTGGTAAGCACCTGTTTCACGACTGGCGTTTTCTGGACGATGCAGGTCAACAAGACAACCCAGAGTTCGTGCTGAACCAAGCACGTTACAAAGGCGCTAGTGTGCTACTGGCACGTGAAAACTTTGGTTGTGGTTCATCCCGTGAGCACGCACCTTGGGCACTGGCTGATTTCGGCTTCAAAGTGATGATCGCGCCAAGCTTTGCGGACATCTTTTACGGCAACTCCATCAATAACCAGATGGTACCGGTTAAGCTGACTGAAGCAGAAGTCGACGAACTGTTTAAGTTTGTGGAAGCCAATGAAGGCGCGGAGATCGCCTTGGATCTGGAAACGCAGACCGTTTCAGCGGGTGGTAAATCTTACTCGTTCGAAATCGACGAGTTCCGCCGTCACTGCTTGCTTAATGGCTTAGACAGCATCGGTTTGACGCTGCAACACGAAGAAAAGATCGCTGAATACGAAAGTAAGATCCCAGCATTTTTGGCGTGA
- a CDS encoding DUF547 domain-containing protein, whose amino-acid sequence MMRTILTICAAFLFLSSQAFAAPKSDLWPIWDKSNESNSASFDHSHWQKILDKYLIEKGQHNLFNYSAVIPADKALLSQYLTNLTALDPRNYSKAEQFAYWVNLYNALTVQLILDEYPIKSITKLGGFLSFGPWDDDVAKVAGQALTLNDIEHRILRPIWNDSRIHYAVNCASLGCPNLATTAFSSDNSEALLKAAAKQFTNSHKGASIDGNTLTLSSIYDWYGVDFGNNEQEILKAIDRYRDGSKLEGWKGKIKYDYDWSLNQP is encoded by the coding sequence ATCATGCGAACTATTTTAACCATTTGCGCCGCGTTTTTATTTTTGAGCAGTCAAGCTTTTGCTGCACCCAAAAGCGACCTTTGGCCTATTTGGGACAAGAGTAACGAGTCTAACTCTGCCTCGTTTGATCACAGCCATTGGCAGAAAATCCTAGACAAATACCTTATCGAAAAAGGCCAGCACAACCTTTTCAATTACAGCGCAGTCATTCCGGCTGATAAGGCCTTACTCAGTCAATACCTGACTAATCTAACTGCTCTGGATCCTCGCAATTACAGCAAAGCTGAACAGTTTGCTTATTGGGTAAACCTGTACAATGCACTGACTGTTCAACTTATCCTTGATGAGTACCCTATAAAATCAATCACTAAACTGGGTGGCTTTTTAAGTTTTGGTCCTTGGGATGATGATGTTGCCAAAGTCGCAGGGCAAGCATTGACGCTCAATGATATTGAGCACCGTATTCTTCGTCCAATCTGGAATGACTCACGTATTCACTATGCGGTCAATTGTGCAAGCTTGGGCTGCCCTAACCTCGCAACGACCGCATTTTCCTCAGATAACAGTGAAGCGCTATTGAAAGCAGCAGCCAAACAATTCACCAACAGTCATAAAGGCGCCAGTATTGACGGTAATACTCTGACACTATCTTCGATTTATGACTGGTATGGCGTAGATTTCGGTAATAATGAGCAAGAAATATTAAAAGCCATCGACCGATACCGCGACGGCTCAAAACTTGAAGGCTGGAAGGGTAAAATTAAATACGATTACGATTGGTCACTTAACCAACCTTAA
- the thiP gene encoding thiamine/thiamine pyrophosphate ABC transporter permease, with translation MLNPSRTWPGILSASIIAVLISAALFSLLSQAPSLDIASLWHDPYLQHVTEFSFKQALLSTLLSVGLAIPVAHALSRRQFPGKRLLLKLFSMTLVLPVLVGVFGILAIYGKRGLLSDWLPLLGISWDVNIYGLSGILLAHVFFNMPFATQLMVQVLERVPSDQQRLAQQLGIRGWYRFRFLEWPYLRQQLPHVIGLVFMLCFTSFAAVMALGGGPSATTIELAIYQAIRFDFDLQTGALLALWQLLLCGLFHLTIQRLTRPISQQGKDSHIVLPPRLDSTIEKVWDTVWISLAVLFVIPPLLMVALGGINPSALHVLTSAALWQATANSISLATGASLCAFILGSTIVLTSRFWRLSGSSRRADSIEMTASLILVVPSVVLSTGLFLMLREHIDVFNSPYWLVLAVNTLVALPYVVKTLSTPAFQLSQQYQSLCNTLGVKGLNRLKLIEWRALKPPIAHAVGISFVLSTGDLGAIALVGSQDFQTLPLYLFHLMGSYQMDAAAAASLILFALSLGSYALIEKLIAGRNHAERQ, from the coding sequence GTGTTGAACCCTTCCAGAACTTGGCCCGGCATCTTGTCGGCGTCAATCATCGCGGTGCTGATTAGCGCCGCTTTGTTTTCTTTGCTTAGTCAGGCACCGTCTTTGGATATTGCCTCCCTCTGGCACGATCCCTACTTGCAGCACGTAACTGAGTTCAGTTTCAAACAAGCGCTGCTTTCGACACTACTGTCTGTCGGTTTGGCTATTCCGGTCGCCCATGCACTCTCGCGGCGGCAGTTTCCGGGCAAACGCCTGTTGCTGAAATTATTTTCCATGACACTGGTGCTTCCTGTGCTGGTTGGCGTGTTCGGTATTCTGGCGATTTACGGAAAAAGAGGATTACTGTCAGATTGGCTTCCTTTGCTTGGTATAAGCTGGGACGTCAACATTTATGGCCTTTCCGGCATTTTGCTGGCACACGTTTTTTTTAACATGCCATTTGCCACCCAGCTTATGGTCCAGGTATTAGAACGGGTTCCAAGTGATCAACAAAGACTTGCGCAGCAACTCGGGATTCGTGGATGGTACCGCTTCCGTTTTTTGGAATGGCCTTACCTCCGTCAGCAACTGCCTCATGTCATTGGTTTAGTTTTTATGCTCTGCTTTACGAGCTTCGCTGCGGTGATGGCACTCGGTGGCGGACCGAGCGCAACGACCATTGAACTCGCTATCTATCAGGCTATCCGCTTTGACTTTGATTTGCAGACAGGTGCACTGCTGGCACTTTGGCAATTGCTGCTTTGCGGTCTATTTCACCTCACCATCCAGCGACTAACACGTCCCATATCCCAACAAGGAAAGGACAGCCATATTGTGCTTCCTCCGAGACTCGACAGCACCATTGAGAAAGTTTGGGATACTGTTTGGATTTCACTCGCGGTACTTTTTGTCATACCTCCCCTTTTGATGGTCGCGTTGGGAGGTATCAACCCCAGCGCGCTGCACGTTTTGACAAGCGCAGCACTTTGGCAAGCAACAGCTAATTCCATTTCACTCGCTACAGGCGCATCACTTTGTGCTTTCATACTTGGCAGTACTATTGTGCTGACCAGCCGATTCTGGCGTTTAAGCGGTTCAAGCAGACGTGCTGACAGCATTGAGATGACTGCTTCTTTGATCCTGGTGGTCCCCAGTGTGGTGCTAAGCACCGGACTTTTTCTCATGCTGCGCGAGCACATAGATGTGTTCAACTCACCCTATTGGCTGGTTCTCGCAGTCAATACTTTAGTGGCTCTGCCTTATGTAGTGAAAACACTAAGCACACCTGCTTTTCAGCTTTCACAGCAATACCAATCTCTCTGTAATACGTTAGGCGTGAAAGGGCTTAACCGCCTCAAGCTCATTGAATGGCGTGCTTTAAAACCGCCTATTGCCCATGCTGTAGGTATCAGCTTTGTGCTTTCAACTGGCGATCTGGGCGCCATTGCTTTGGTTGGTAGTCAGGATTTCCAAACATTACCTTTGTATTTATTTCACCTGATGGGCAGTTACCAAATGGATGCCGCAGCTGCCGCTTCGCTGATCCTATTCGCTCTCAGCCTTGGCAGTTACGCTCTCATCGAAAAACTCATCGCAGGAAGAAATCATGCTGAACGTCAATGA
- the thiB gene encoding thiamine ABC transporter substrate binding subunit, translating into MLAMTIAGPALAHSTDTLTVYTYDSFAADWGPGPAVKEAFEAECHCTLNLVALEDGVTILNRLRLEGKNSKADVVLGLDTNLMTEAEKTDLLARHKVDTRSVTLPDGWSNDTFVPYDYGYFAFVYDKTKLENPPKSLKELVENRDDISVIYQDPRTSTPGQGLMLWMKSVYGNDVAGAWQQLAQKTVTVTKGWSEAYSMFLNGESDMVLSYTTSPAYHLIAEENPNFSSANFEEGHYMQVEVAAKVKSSEKQELADQFMQFILSDGFQNAVPTGQWMYPVTGVELPKGFETLSVPGKSLQFTPEKVADNRRTWIREWQSALVK; encoded by the coding sequence ATGTTGGCAATGACCATTGCTGGTCCTGCGCTGGCGCACTCTACCGATACCCTGACGGTATACACTTACGATTCCTTTGCTGCTGACTGGGGTCCCGGCCCTGCAGTTAAAGAAGCATTTGAGGCTGAATGTCACTGCACCTTAAATCTGGTCGCATTGGAAGATGGCGTCACCATATTGAACCGTCTGCGCCTCGAAGGAAAAAACAGCAAAGCGGACGTGGTCCTGGGTTTAGACACCAACCTAATGACTGAAGCAGAAAAAACAGACCTGTTGGCACGTCACAAAGTAGATACTAGATCAGTTACTCTGCCTGACGGTTGGAGCAATGACACTTTCGTTCCCTACGATTATGGTTATTTCGCCTTTGTTTACGACAAAACCAAGCTGGAAAACCCACCGAAGAGCTTGAAAGAGCTGGTTGAGAATCGTGATGATATCTCCGTTATTTATCAAGACCCTCGCACTTCTACACCTGGCCAAGGCCTGATGCTGTGGATGAAGTCTGTTTACGGCAATGATGTTGCGGGTGCCTGGCAGCAACTGGCACAGAAAACCGTTACCGTCACCAAAGGCTGGTCTGAAGCTTACAGCATGTTCCTGAATGGCGAATCGGACATGGTGCTTTCCTACACCACATCTCCTGCTTATCACCTGATTGCAGAAGAAAATCCTAACTTCAGCAGTGCTAACTTTGAAGAAGGCCACTACATGCAAGTAGAGGTAGCAGCCAAAGTGAAAAGCTCAGAAAAACAGGAACTGGCCGATCAGTTTATGCAATTCATCCTGAGTGACGGTTTCCAGAATGCAGTACCGACCGGTCAGTGGATGTATCCGGTTACGGGCGTTGAACTGCCAAAAGGCTTCGAAACGCTTTCTGTACCTGGCAAGAGCCTGCAATTCACTCCAGAAAAAGTGGCAGACAATCGCCGCACATGGATTCGTGAATGGCAATCGGCGCTGGTAAAATAA
- the leuC gene encoding 3-isopropylmalate dehydratase large subunit, whose translation MSAKTLYEKIYDAHIVVEAPGETPLLYIDRHLVHEVTSPQAFDGLRQHGRKVRQVSKTFATMDHNVSTETKDINASGEMAKIQMETLAKNCEEFGVTLYDLNHPYQGIVHVMGPELGITLPGTTIVCGDSHTATHGAFGALAFGIGTSEVEHVLATQTLKQGRAKTMKIEVKGKVAEGVTAKDIVLAIIGKVGHAGGTGHVVEFCGQAIEDLTMEGRMTVCNMAIELGAKAGLVAPDQTTFEYLQGRKFSPTGADWDAAVEYWNSLKTDADAKFDTIVTLEAADISNQVTWGTNPGQVVGVNDVVPAPESFSDPIERHSAERALRYMGIEAGQKITDIAIDKVFIGSCTNSRIEDMRAAAAVAKGRKVAAGVQALVVPGSEQVKTQAEQEGLDKIFVEAGFEWRLPGCSMCLAMNNDRLGPKERCASTSNRNFEGRQGREGRTHLVSPAMAAAAAVAGHFVDVNSL comes from the coding sequence ATGTCAGCAAAAACCCTTTACGAAAAAATCTACGACGCGCATATCGTCGTAGAAGCACCGGGCGAAACCCCGTTGTTGTATATCGACCGTCATTTGGTCCACGAAGTGACCTCTCCTCAGGCATTTGATGGCCTTCGTCAGCATGGTCGTAAGGTGCGTCAGGTTTCTAAAACCTTCGCGACCATGGATCACAACGTTTCTACTGAGACCAAAGACATCAACGCCTCAGGCGAGATGGCAAAAATTCAGATGGAAACGCTGGCAAAGAACTGTGAAGAGTTCGGCGTCACCCTTTACGATTTGAACCACCCTTATCAGGGCATCGTTCACGTCATGGGTCCTGAGCTGGGTATTACCCTGCCGGGCACTACCATTGTTTGTGGCGACTCCCACACCGCGACCCACGGCGCGTTTGGCGCGCTGGCATTCGGTATCGGTACCTCTGAAGTTGAACACGTACTCGCGACCCAAACCTTGAAGCAAGGCCGTGCCAAGACCATGAAGATTGAGGTCAAAGGTAAGGTCGCTGAAGGCGTAACCGCGAAAGACATCGTTCTCGCGATCATCGGCAAAGTTGGCCATGCAGGTGGTACCGGTCACGTGGTTGAATTCTGTGGTCAAGCAATTGAAGATTTGACCATGGAAGGCCGCATGACGGTCTGTAATATGGCGATCGAGCTGGGCGCGAAGGCGGGTCTGGTTGCACCAGATCAAACCACCTTTGAATACCTGCAAGGCCGCAAGTTCTCGCCAACTGGCGCCGACTGGGATGCGGCTGTGGAATACTGGAACAGCCTGAAAACTGATGCTGACGCTAAGTTCGACACCATCGTCACGTTGGAAGCCGCGGACATCTCCAACCAGGTCACTTGGGGCACCAACCCAGGTCAGGTTGTGGGTGTGAACGATGTGGTTCCCGCACCAGAGAGCTTTAGCGATCCTATCGAGCGTCACTCTGCAGAGCGTGCGCTTCGCTACATGGGCATCGAAGCAGGACAAAAAATCACTGATATCGCCATCGATAAAGTGTTTATCGGCTCTTGCACCAACTCACGTATCGAAGACATGCGCGCAGCAGCGGCTGTCGCCAAAGGCCGTAAAGTGGCTGCAGGCGTTCAGGCGCTGGTGGTTCCTGGCTCCGAGCAAGTCAAAACACAAGCAGAACAAGAAGGTCTGGACAAGATTTTCGTCGAAGCTGGCTTTGAATGGCGTCTACCAGGGTGCTCTATGTGTCTGGCGATGAACAATGACCGCCTTGGGCCAAAAGAGCGCTGTGCATCCACCAGTAACCGTAACTTCGAAGGCCGTCAGGGTCGTGAAGGCCGCACTCACTTGGTGAGCCCAGCGATGGCAGCTGCTGCAGCCGTTGCCGGTCACTTCGTTGATGTGAACAGTTTATAA
- a CDS encoding efflux RND transporter periplasmic adaptor subunit — protein MTLRRKLLFFPALAVGIAVLFIAINSRPDVPVKPAQSKARAVDVVTLQQSDIAPVVTGFGRVTPKLTWQAIAEVNGKVIYRNPALEKGRVLPAGTELLRIDPTDYQLAVAQAQADVSVREARLAKLELDESNLKTTLAIEKRRLTLSRDELTRQKNLRKKGLTSQSALDNEQQTFLSQQTRVQDLEAQLKVLPDEKRITASELEASNLALEQAQRNLDKTQIVLPVDSRIAEVNIERDQVVTPQQVMVIAHGLGAVEVDAQVSIHDMQTVFDTLHGKHSEGFSGKLHQLEASVSLSSGSFEEEWPAKVARLSDTVSLNQATVGVILEITLDEEQKQGIAAQPSLVNGMFVKAHIEGKPVAQWVIPERALRGDKIYLMEDGTLKVVPVTILFRRGESVAIAGDLKAGQQLVLNDLLPAVPGMELRAVTLNGEVVENNAVNGEAS, from the coding sequence ATGACACTTCGCCGCAAACTGCTTTTCTTTCCAGCTCTTGCCGTCGGTATTGCCGTGCTTTTTATTGCGATAAACAGCAGGCCAGATGTACCGGTAAAACCTGCGCAATCTAAAGCGCGGGCAGTGGATGTGGTCACCCTGCAGCAATCTGATATCGCCCCTGTGGTCACTGGTTTTGGTCGGGTGACACCGAAGCTCACCTGGCAGGCAATTGCAGAAGTGAATGGAAAGGTGATTTACCGCAATCCAGCGCTAGAAAAAGGAAGGGTGTTGCCCGCAGGCACTGAGCTTTTGCGCATTGACCCGACTGACTATCAACTGGCGGTTGCACAGGCTCAGGCTGACGTCAGTGTTAGGGAAGCGCGTTTGGCCAAACTGGAATTGGACGAATCCAACCTTAAAACCACCTTGGCGATCGAGAAGCGCAGACTGACACTGAGCCGAGACGAATTGACCCGCCAAAAGAACCTGCGCAAGAAAGGTCTGACATCACAATCGGCTCTGGACAACGAGCAGCAGACATTTCTTTCCCAGCAAACCCGTGTTCAGGATCTGGAGGCTCAGCTAAAAGTTCTGCCGGACGAAAAACGCATCACTGCATCAGAACTTGAAGCGAGCAATCTGGCGCTGGAACAAGCCCAGAGGAACCTTGATAAAACCCAAATCGTCTTACCTGTTGATAGCCGTATTGCTGAAGTGAACATCGAACGCGATCAGGTTGTTACACCGCAGCAAGTGATGGTGATTGCCCATGGTCTTGGCGCGGTAGAGGTGGATGCGCAGGTCTCCATCCATGATATGCAGACCGTATTCGACACGTTACACGGCAAGCATAGCGAAGGTTTTTCGGGGAAACTGCATCAACTTGAAGCGAGTGTGAGCCTTTCCAGTGGTAGCTTCGAAGAAGAGTGGCCCGCTAAGGTGGCGCGTTTGAGTGATACTGTCAGCCTGAATCAGGCGACGGTTGGGGTCATCCTCGAAATTACGCTTGATGAAGAACAAAAACAGGGTATTGCCGCACAGCCAAGTTTGGTGAATGGCATGTTTGTTAAAGCGCACATCGAAGGCAAACCTGTCGCTCAGTGGGTTATCCCAGAGCGTGCTCTTCGCGGTGATAAGATTTACCTGATGGAAGACGGTACATTGAAAGTGGTGCCGGTTACCATTTTATTCAGGCGCGGAGAAAGCGTGGCGATCGCTGGGGATCTGAAAGCAGGCCAGCAACTGGTGTTGAATGATCTGTTACCCGCGGTGCCAGGCATGGAACTTCGCGCGGTGACCTTAAACGGTGAGGTGGTAGAAAACAATGCGGTGAACGGGGAGGCATCATGA